The following are from one region of the Coffea eugenioides isolate CCC68of chromosome 2, Ceug_1.0, whole genome shotgun sequence genome:
- the LOC113757157 gene encoding uncharacterized protein LOC113757157, whose protein sequence is MYDLQLVVVVEPKLRVESITNIRIKLGMDCCLFNLWGSVWIFYRSLFTCQITGESPQHLTIRVKSHFFQDFITLSCIHAKCTEQERENLWNALLGDKPDFNPWFLIGDFNVVINTEEKRGGLPFRPSEGSEFLNFMTMAGVCDAGFSGSRYTWCNNRSGTARIWKRLDRLLLCGRALELPYQIMVQHLGRDPSDHAPLLLSVDTKLDNKPKPFRFLNIWTTHPGLLGVIKDCWAQPVNGSPLQVLALKLRNVKNALKQWSRTTFGDIFQGARDAERMVTEAETAYDLDPTEQRRSELHHARARLRRALIVEEGFWKQKARVRWLSDGDRNTKYFHSLVTERRHRAVIHRIKDTAGEWIDEECQIGEAAVGFFKELFTAEGGLPCLTGLQIIPKLITDQENSRLTDIPSLTEVKDIVFAMDGESTPGRTGLQGNSLPLLGR, encoded by the coding sequence ATGTATGATCTTCAATTGGTGGTTGTTGTTGAACCTAAATTGAGGGTGGAGTCAATCACTAATATTAGAATTAAATTGGGGATGGATTGTTGCTTGTTCAATCTTTGGGGTTCTGTTTGGATTTTCTACCGGTCGTTGTTTACGTGTCAGATTACAGGGGAGTCTCCCCAACATCTAACTATTAGAgttaaatctcatttttttcaaGACTTCATTACTTTATCTTGTATACATGCGAAGTGTACGGAGCAGGAAAGAGAAAACTTGTGGAATGCACTTTTGGGGGATAAACCCGACTTCAACCCTTGGTTTTTGATAGGAGATTTCAATGTGGTCATAAATACCGAGGAGAAGAGGGGTGGATTGCCATTTAGACCGTCGGAGGGATCAgaatttttgaatttcatgacgaTGGCCGGTGTCTGTGATGCGGGATTCTCTGGTTCAAGATATACCTGGTGTAATAACCGTTCGGGAACGGCGCGGATATGGAAACGTCTGGACCGCTTACTTCTATGCGGGCGTGCTTTAGAGCTTCCATACCAAATCATGGTGCAACATTTAGGACGTGACCCGTCGGATCATGCTCCATTATTGTTGTCGGTGGATACGAAACTAGATAACAAACCCAAGCCGTTCCGTTTCTTAAACATCTGGACTACTCATCCTGGTTTACTGGGGGTTATCAAGGATTGTTGGGCTCAACCAGTCAATGGTTCTCCTTTGCAAGTATTGGCCTTGAAGTTGAGGAATGTTAAAAATGCCCTCAAGCAATGGTCTAGAACGACATTTGGGGATATTTTTCAGGGAGCACGTGATGCCGAACGTATGGTAACAGAGGCTGAAACAGCATACGACCTGGATCCTACTGAGCAACGGCGGAGCGAGTTACATCATGCTCGGGCTCGGTTACGCAGAGCGCTTATAGTTGAGGAGGGTTTTTGGAAACAAAAGGCGCGGGTAAGGTGGCTCTCGGACGGAGATAGGAACACCAAATATTTTCATTCCTTGGTCACGGAAAGGAGGCATAGGGCAGTAATTCATCGGATCAAAGATACCGCTGGAGAGTGGATCGATGAGGAATGCCAGATTGGGGAAGCAGCAGTGGGTTTCTTTAAGGAGCTTTTCACAGCAGAGGGGGGCCTTCCTTGCCTTACTGGTCTGCAGATCATACCGAAATTGATAACGGACCAAGAAAACTCACGGTTAACGGACATTCCATCTCTTACAGAAGTTAAAGACATAGTCTTTGCTATGGACGGAGAGAGCACACCAGGCCGGACGGGTTTACAGGGAAATTCTTTACCTTTGCTTGGGAGGTAG
- the LOC113759767 gene encoding protein CHUP1, chloroplastic, with protein sequence MVAGKVKVAMGLQKSPLITPKPKPSSESSPKPAFSSSASSGKQQPSNQKGPGFSRSFGAYFPRSSAQVQPRPPDVAELLRLVEELRERESRLKTELLEQKLLRESIAILPVLESQISNKDVEIEKSKRKIECLEDENERLRQEVEVLHMEISKQNCRYEEKIKCLESQVSELKKSNEELATAASSSQKQVDFLIKSKSFRKSLSIQTNGQVNAQATVDSSNNGALNLKSEYETKKEDSTLGLVENEKPRHGRRNSDEIVDSSENLMGLKSRAPRVPKPPPRPSSSLLSSCSSSSSASLRSSLSSPSYGWLSDSAERALAEISNIPPPPPPPPAPPAAAAVKQAIAPPPPPPPPPPPPSRHSKAAPPPPPPPPPPRGLKPVPAKVRRVPEVVEFYHSLMRRDSRRDTGCGAGGAAEVPAAGAMAKDMIGEIENRSTHLLAIKTDVETQGDFIRFLIKEVENAAFTDIEDVVPFVKWLDDELSFLVDERAVLKHFNWPEQKADALREAAFGYCDLKKLESEASSFRADPRHPFSSALKKMQALFDKLEHGVYTLSRMRESATNRYKGFHIPMEWMLDTGYVSQIKLASVKLAMKYMKRVSAELETVGGGPEEEELIVQGVRFAFRVHQFAGGFDVETMRAFQELRDKARSCHVQCQNQQQHKFPCRSTAY encoded by the exons ATGGTTGCTGGAAAAGTGAAAGTCGCCATGGGATTACAAAAATCACCACTCATAACTCCAAAGCCAAAACCCTCTTCAGAGTCATCCCCAAAACCAGCATTTTCCTCATCAGCCAGTTCTGGAAAGCAACAGCCGTCAAACCAAAAAGGACCTGGTTTTTCGCGTTCATTTGGAGCTTATTTCCCCCGCTCGTCCGCCCAAGTCCAGCCTCGCCCGCCAGATGTGGCCGAGCTCCTTCGATTAGTGGAAGAGCTAAGGGAAAGGGAGTCCCGGTTGAAAACAGAACTGCTGGAGCAAAAACTCTTGAGAGAGTCTATCGCCATTCTCCCGGTTCTGGAAAGTCAAATCTCTAACAAAGACGTGGAAATCGAAAAATCCAAGAGGAAGATCGAATGCTTAGAGGATGAAAACGAAAGATTACGCCAAGAAGTCGAGGTTTTACACATGGAAATTTCCAAGCAAAATTGTAGATACGAAGAAAAGATAAAATGTTTGGAATCACAAGTTTCAGAGCTGAAGAAGTCCAATGAAGAACTCGCAACCGCCGCTTCATCGTCACAAAAACAAGTCGATTTTCTTATCAAGTCGAAGAGTTTTAGGAAAAGTTTGAGCATACAAACAAATGGTCAAGTGAATGCTCAAGCTACAGTTGATAGTAGTAATAATGGTGctttaaatttgaaatctgaatacgAGACAAAAAAGGAGGATAGCACATTAGGACTGGTTGAGAACGAAAAACCAAGGCATGGTCGTCGCAACTCTGATGAAATAGTAGATTCTTCAGAAAATTTAATGGGTTTAAAATCCCGCGCTCCCCGGGTTCCTAAACCGCCTCCACGGCCGTCGTCTTCGCTTCTTTCATCGTGTTCATCTTCATCATCTGCTTCACTGCGTTCTTCATTATCTTCACCTTCATACGGGTGGTTATCTGATTCAGCAGAACGGGCATTGGCAGAAATATCTAATATTCCTCCACCGCCGCCACCTCCACCAGCCCCcccagcagcagcagcagtaaAACAAGCAATagctccaccaccaccacctcctcctcctccaccgcCGCCTTCACGGCATTCCAAGGCGGCTCCGCCACCACCTCCTCCCCCTCCTCCGCCAAGAGGGTTGAAGCCTGTGCCGGCTAAGGTGAGGAGGGTGCCCGAGGTGGTGGAGTTTTATCATTCCCTTATGAGAAGGGATTCGCGGCGGGATACTGGCTGCGGAGCAGGTGGCGCAGCCGAGGTTCCTGCGGCGGGTGCGATGGCAAAGGATATGATAGGAGAGATTGAGAACCGGTCTACTCATTTACTAGCT ATTAAGACAGATGTAGAAACACAAGGAGATTTTATCAGGTTCCTAATCAAAGAAGTTGAGAATGCTGCATTTACAGACATTGAGGATGTTGTCCCTTTTGTAAAGTGGCTTGATGATGAGCTATCTTTCCTG GTTGATGAAAGAGCAGTATTGAAACACTTCAATTGGCCTGAGCAGAAGGCAGATGCATTAAGAGAAGCTGCATTTGGGTATTGTGATCTGAAAAAGCTCGAATCTGAGGCGTCTTCATTTCGTGCTGATCCTAGACACCCTTTTTCTTCGGCTCTCAAGAAAATGCAGGCCTTGTTTGATAA ATTAGAGCATGGTGTCTACACTTTGTCAAGAATGAGGGAATCTGCAACAAACCGATACAAAGGGTTTCATATTCCAATGGAGTGGATGCTAGATACTGGATATGTTAGTCAG ATAAAGCTGGCATCTGTGAAATTGGCCATGAAGTACATGAAGAGAGTTTCAGCAGAACTTGAGACCGTGGGAGGTGGTCCCGAGGAAGAAGAGCTTATAGTTCAAGGTGTTAGGTTTGCCTTCCGGGTTCACCAG TTCGCTGGTGGTTTTGATGTGGAGACAATGAGGGCATTTCAAGAGCTGAGGGACAAGGCAAGGTCCTGCCATGTACAATGtcaaaatcagcaacaacacAAGTTCCCTTGCAGGTCCACAGCTTACTAA
- the LOC113760771 gene encoding uncharacterized protein LOC113760771, whose product MIASSSFTATSTAKLLHSSSATRNSNPFLGFTHKTPTKQSSSPPRRVLHLVLTASISRASPPAAPPPSQPKTSMASETVPSPSMKLLFVEMGVGYDQHGQDITSAAMRACRDAISSNSIPAFRRGSIPGVTFNEMKLQIKLGVPRPLQNSLEIEKVKSVFPYGRILSVEVVDGGLICSSGVHVEEMGDKNDDCYIVNAAVYVGY is encoded by the exons ATGattgcttcttcttctttcacTGCCACCTCCACTGCTAAACTTCTTCATTCTTCTTCTGCAACCCGCAATTCTAACCCTTTTCTTGGATTCACACACAAGACGCCTACCAAACAGTCCTCTTCTCCGCCTCGCCGTGTCCTCCACCTGGTTCTCACGGCTTCAATTTCAAGAGCATCACCACCAGCAGCTCCACCACCATCGCAACCCAAAACAAGCATGGCTAGTGAAACTGTTCCCTCCCCTTCAATGAAGCTGTTGTTCGTTGAAATGGGTGTTGGATATGATCAACATGG GCAAGATATTACTTCAGCTGCCATGCGAGCTTGTAGGGATGCTATCTCTTCCAACTCCATTCCTGCCTTCAGGAGAG GTTCTATACCTGGTGTTACATTTAATGAGATGAAACTACAGATCAAATTGGGAGTTCCTCGACCTCTCCAGAATTCCCTGGAAATTGAGAAAGTCAAGTCTGTTTTCCCTTA TGGAAGAATCTTGAGTGTTGAAGTCGTGGATGGTGGGTTGATATGCTCAAGTGGTGTGCACGTAGAAGAAATGGGTGATAAGAATGATGACTGCTACATTGTGAATGCTGCTGTTTACGTTGGCTATTGA
- the LOC113760770 gene encoding protein trichome birefringence-like 38 → MVVFHQSILLFASVIVLFAVQHANSSSVETVHYNVTGYRGRHLGGGCNLFQGKWVVDSSFPPYESSGCSFIDYEFDCQKYGRPDQQYLKYAWKPDSCNLPRFDGLDFLKRWKGKKIMFVGDSLSLNQWQSFLCLIHASVPSANTNLVRKEILSYATFQDYDVTIYLYHSTYLVDIAQENIGRVLKLDSIDRGNDAWKGMDALVFNTWHWWLHRGDSQPWDYVQDGSTVSKDMDRLVAFSKGLSTWAQWVNQNVDSSKTKVFFQGISPSHYDGKEWGSDSKSCYGEREPLQGSRYPAGLPPAVDVVKKTLSSMQKPVVLLDITTLSQLRKDAHPSGYGGSKSGNDCSHWCLPGVPDTWNQLLYALL, encoded by the exons ATGGTTGTTTTTCATCAATCAATACTGTTGTTTGCTTCTGTTATTGTGTTATTTGCAGTGCAGCATGCAAACTCATCATCAGTTGAGACAGTGCATTATAATGTCACTGGATACAGAGGTCGACACCTAGGCGGTGGCTGCAACTTGTTCCAAGGAAAATGGGTTGTGGATAGCTCTTTTCCTCCTTATGAATCCTCAGGCTGTTCCTTCATTGACTATGAATTTGATTGCCAAAAATATGGCCGCCCAGACCAACAGTACCTCAAGTATGCTTGGAAACCTGACTCTTGCAACTTGCCCAG GTTTGATGGCTTGGACTTTTTGAAGAGGTGGAAAGGGAAGAAGATAATGTTTGTCGGAGATTCTTTGAGCTTGAACCAGTGGCAATCTTTCCTGTGTTTGATTCATGCGTCGGTGCCAAGTGCCAACACCAATCTTGTGAGGAAGGAGATCCTCTCTTATGCGACTTTTCAG GACTACGATGTAACCATCTATCTTTACCATTCAACATACTTGGTGGATATAGCACAAGAAAATATTGGCCGGGTACTGAAATTGGACTCCATTGATCGAGGCAATGATGCATGGAAAGGAATGGATGCTTTGGTTTTCAACACCTGGCATTGGTGGCTTCATAGAGGAGATTCTCAGCC ATGGGATTATGTGCAAGATGGTTCCACTGTCTCGAAAGATATGGACCGTCTAGTGGCATTTTCCAAAGGTTTGTCTACTTGGGCACAATGGGTTAATCAGAATGTCGACTCTTCTAAAACCAAGGTCTTTTTCCAGGGGATCTCTCCCTCACATTACGA TGGCAAGGAGTGGGGTTCAGATTCCAAGAGTTGCTATGGAGAGAGAGAGCCACTCCAAGGGTCAAGATATCCAGCAGGATTACCCCCAGCTGTGGACGTGGTTAAAAAGACCCTAAGTAGCATGCAGAAACCAGTTGTGCTGCTTGATATTACAACACTCTCACAACTGAGAAAAGATGCTCATCCGTCGGGTTACGGTGGTTCGAAATCGGGTAATGATTGCAGCCATTGGTGCCTTCCTGGGGTGCCTGATACTTGGAACCAGCTCCTCTATGCTTTACTTTAG
- the LOC113760895 gene encoding 50S ribosomal protein L34, chloroplastic, with protein sequence MACISMATMLSCRTNFTVPSASLSILTGPKTTSHGSLKFAAKAKAATSRSSGLLHCSFLAPSSSLSFSSNSAFSGLSLGWDLHSNGAAKIVKRRGLVVQAKKYALCQTKRNRSRKSLARTHGFRKRMSTTSGRAIIRRRRAKGRWDLCPKSNPSSGKRA encoded by the exons atggctTGCATTTCAATGGCCACAATGTTGTCTTGTAGAACCAATTTTACTGTCCCTTCAGCTTCATTATCTATTCTCACTGGTCCAAAAACAACTTCTCATGGGTCTCTCAAATTTGCAGCCAAGGCCAAGGCTGCCACTTCGCGTTCTTCTGGGCTGCTTCACTGCTCCTTTTTAGCCCCTTCCTCTTCACTCTCCTTTTCTTCCAACTCTGCCTTTTCAG gtttgTCATTGGGATGGGACTTGCATTCTAATGGTGCAGCAAAGATAGTGAAAAGGCGCGGTTTGGTTGTGCAGGCTAAAAAATATGCTCTTTGTCAAACAAAGAGGAATAGGTCAAGGAAGTCTTTGGCTAGAACTCATGGCTTTCGGAAGCGTATGAGCACCACAAGTGGAAGAGCAATTATCAGGCGACGTCGTGCCAAGGGTCGATGGGACCTCTGCCCAAAGTCCAATCCAAGCAGTGGAAAACGTGCCTAA